A segment of the Sphingomonas cannabina genome:
CTTCACCGCGGTGCTGATCCTCGCCAGCGCCACCGCCCCCGGGGTTCATCTCATCGCGGCCTGAGCCCCGGGCTGCCGCTTCCCTCCCGCAACGGGAGGAACAACGTCGCGCTCCCGCCGGTTGGACGATCATTCCCGGCCGAGGACATGGGAGCGATGACCGACACAATCGAAATGATCCATGAGGATGCGCTTCCCGGACAGGAGAGCGCATTGGAGCCCAAGCCCGACTGGCGGCCGCGCTATCCCGGATCGGGGCGGCTCCAGGGCCAGGTCGCGATCGTCACCGGCGCCGACAGCGGCATCGGCCGCGCCGTCGCCGCGCTGTTCGCCCGCGAGGGCGCCGACATCGCGATCGTCTATCTATGCGAGACCGAGGACGCGCTGGAGACCAAGCGCATCGTCGAGGCGGAGGGCCGCCGCGCGATCACGCTGACCGCCGATGTCGGTTCGAAGAAGATGTGCGAGCGCGTCGTCGCCGAGACGATCGACGCGTTCGGGCGCCTCGACGTCCTGGTCAACAATGCCGGCGAGCAGCATCCCGACCCGGACATCACCGACATCACCGAGGAGCAGCTGAGGCGCACCTTCCAGACCAACATCTTCGGCATGTTCTTCATGGTGCAGGCGGCGATGCCGCACCTGAAGGAGGGCGCGCGCATCGTCAACTGCACCTCGATCACCGGCTATCAGGGATCGAAGGAACTGCTCGACTATTCGTCGACCAAGGGGGCGATCACCGCCTTCACCCGCTCGCTGTCGGAAAACCTGATCGGCAAGGGCATCCGCGTCAACGCGGTGGCGCCAGGGCCGATCTGGACGCCGCTCAACCCGTTCGGCGGGACGCGCCCCGAGAAGATGAAGGGTTTCGGCAAGGACACCCCGATGGGCCGGGCCGGCCAGCCCAACGAGGTCGCACCGGCCTTCCTGTTCCTGGCGTGTGAGGATTCGAGTTACATGTCGGGGCAGGTGCTGCACCCCAATGGCGGAACAGTCGTCAACGGCTGAACGGACGCCCTTCGCTCAGCCGACGCGAATGCAGTTCCGGCCCTCGTTCTTGGCCCGGTAGAGCAGACGGTCGGCGCGGCCGAAGGCGGCGCGGGCCGTGTCGCCCTTTGCTACCGGCGCCAGGCCAGCCGAGAAGGTGACCGCACCCAGCGGCTCGTCGGTCTCGCGCAGGCGATAGCGCTTGGTCGCGACCAGCTCGCGCGCGATCTCCAGCGTCGCGCGGGCCGAGCCGGCGTCCATGTCGGTGAACAGCACGACGAACTCCTCGCCGCCGTAGCGGGCGACGAGATGGTTGCCGCAGGCCTCGCGCAGCGCAGCGGCGATCGCCCTCAGCACCCGGTCGCCTACCGCATGTCCGAAGCGGTCGTTGACCGACTTGAAATGATCGATGTCGCACACGGCGAGCCACATCGTCGCATCCGTCGCGGCATGGCTGGCGAACGCCTCCTCGAAGGCGCGGCGATTGGGAAGGTCGGTCAGCGGATCGCGCCGGGCGTTGTCGCGCGCCTCCTCGAGCTTGGCGCGCAGCTCCGCGGCCTCGCGGGTCGCGCTCTCCAGCCGTGCCTCGGCGGTACGCACGCGCGCGACCATCGCGGCAGTGATCCGCGCGACCTCCGCCACCGCCGCCGACCCGTTATCGAGCGCGGCCTGCTGCTGGCGGATGCGGTCGGCGCTCTCGGCAAGCTCCCGGCCGAAGCCATGGGTCTCGGCATGAAGGCCCTGGATGATGTCGGCGAAGCCCTCGACCTGGAGCTGCGTCTGCGCGATCAGCCCGTCGGCACGATCGCGTTCGCTGCCCGTGCCGGGCGTGACCTCGCCCCCCAGCGCCTCGATATCGCGCAGCGTCAGCCGCACGCCGCCGTCGGTCAGTCGGGCCACTGCCTGCGCCAGCGGCGCATCGGGATAGGCGAGGATCGCATAGGCGAAGGCGTAGTTGGCCGGATCGGGGTCGAGCCGCTGTGCCGTCAGGAAATCGCCGATCCGGTCGAACAGCTGGCGCGGCGCTGAGCCGGCCTGTTCGGAGCGGACGACGTGAGCCCCCTTCATGATCTTTTCCGATCCCCTCGCGGCCAGCCCAGCCCGGCGCGGCCGCTCAGGCACGCGTCTAATGCCGAACTGCTAACATCGGGTTGTCGCTACGATATATCAGTGAGGTCACGACCGCCGCTTACCGAGGCCCTGTACCGCGGCGAGCGTGCCGGTGATATGCCCCGTCGGGCTGGGATCGTCGTGGACATAGGCAACGCGGCCGTCGGGCGCGATGACGTAGCTGGTGCGGCTGGTCGCGTTGATCGTCGCGCCGCCCGGCGTCTTGATCGAGCGGCCGAGCGCCACGTCATAGCCCTTCACCACATTGGGCCCTGCGCTGGCGACGGTGAACTTGCCGGCGCATTTCTCCGACGAGAATTTCTGCAGCACATCGACCGAGTCGGCCGACATGCCGAGCACGGTCGCGCCGGCGCGGGTGAACTCGGGGATCTTCTCGGCGAAGGCGGCGGCCTCGGCGTTGCAGCCGCCGGTATAGGCGGCGGGGAAGAAATAGAGCACGACCGGGCCCTTCCTCAGCAGGTCGTGCAAGCGGACGTTGACGATCTTGCCGGCGACCGCGCCGCGCGTGGCGAAGTCGGGGGCCTTCGCGCCGGGGGCAAGCGCCGCCTCGGCGGGAACGGCGAGCAGGGCGGCGACGGCGGCGGCGATCAGGGGCAGGCGCATGGGGCAGGTCCTTCGCTGGGAACGCCCCTTCGGATACGCCTTCGCCGGGCGCGAGTCATCACCGCGTGAGCGCGATCCCGAAGCGGGCGTGGGTATCGTTGATGCGATAGTCGTCGAGCGCCTCGCCATAGCCGGTGAAGGCCTGGCCGAAGAGATAGATGCCGATGCCGTCGCCCACGCCCGCGAGCGGATAGGACGCGAACAGCTCGGCCCCGCCCTTGCCGGTGCCGGGATTGCCGCGCGCGGTGACGGATAGCTTGATCCCGTCGGCCTGGCCGATCGCGGCCTTGAGCGAGGTATAGCCCCAGTAACGGTCGAGCCCGGACGTGTCGTCGAGGAACGCCCAGACCTGCGGCACCAGCTCGGCGTGCCATCCGTCGCCGAGGTCGAATCTTTTGGCCGCGCGCAGGGTCAGCCGGTTGACGGAGATCGAGCCGGGGCCGTCCTCGCCGTTCGAGTCATGGCGGAAGCCTGCGGCGACGTTGAGATCGTGGGCCACCGGTATGTCGAAGA
Coding sequences within it:
- a CDS encoding GGDEF domain-containing protein codes for the protein MKGAHVVRSEQAGSAPRQLFDRIGDFLTAQRLDPDPANYAFAYAILAYPDAPLAQAVARLTDGGVRLTLRDIEALGGEVTPGTGSERDRADGLIAQTQLQVEGFADIIQGLHAETHGFGRELAESADRIRQQQAALDNGSAAVAEVARITAAMVARVRTAEARLESATREAAELRAKLEEARDNARRDPLTDLPNRRAFEEAFASHAATDATMWLAVCDIDHFKSVNDRFGHAVGDRVLRAIAAALREACGNHLVARYGGEEFVVLFTDMDAGSARATLEIARELVATKRYRLRETDEPLGAVTFSAGLAPVAKGDTARAAFGRADRLLYRAKNEGRNCIRVG
- a CDS encoding peroxiredoxin encodes the protein MRLPLIAAAVAALLAVPAEAALAPGAKAPDFATRGAVAGKIVNVRLHDLLRKGPVVLYFFPAAYTGGCNAEAAAFAEKIPEFTRAGATVLGMSADSVDVLQKFSSEKCAGKFTVASAGPNVVKGYDVALGRSIKTPGGATINATSRTSYVIAPDGRVAYVHDDPSPTGHITGTLAAVQGLGKRRS
- a CDS encoding SDR family oxidoreductase; this encodes MTDTIEMIHEDALPGQESALEPKPDWRPRYPGSGRLQGQVAIVTGADSGIGRAVAALFAREGADIAIVYLCETEDALETKRIVEAEGRRAITLTADVGSKKMCERVVAETIDAFGRLDVLVNNAGEQHPDPDITDITEEQLRRTFQTNIFGMFFMVQAAMPHLKEGARIVNCTSITGYQGSKELLDYSSTKGAITAFTRSLSENLIGKGIRVNAVAPGPIWTPLNPFGGTRPEKMKGFGKDTPMGRAGQPNEVAPAFLFLACEDSSYMSGQVLHPNGGTVVNG